Proteins encoded in a region of the Pseudothermotoga elfii DSM 9442 = NBRC 107921 genome:
- the purL gene encoding phosphoribosylformylglycinamidine synthase subunit PurL, with translation MLSHRDLGLTDKEYEKIVELLHREPNEVELGMFSVMWSEHCSYKHTKHLLRDLPTSGERVIQGPGENAGVVDIGDNLVIVFKMESHNHPSAIEPFQGAATGIGGIVRDIFAMGARPIALLDSLRFGDLKSAKVKYLFSGVVSGIAHYGNCIGVPTVAGEIYFDDCYTDNPIVNVMCVGIAKKDEIKFARAQFSGASVMLVGAMTGRDGIHGASFASENLSEKSQEKRPSVQVGDPFMEKLLIEACLEAIKIEGVLAVQDLGAAGLTSACSEIASRGNKGIEIDLAFVPQREKGMTPYEIVLSESQERMLLVVKPEYEDEVKQIFQRWDLYSQKIGVITDDGLFTVKMNGKIVAQVPTKALTEKVPVVEMSFEKWVNSGNADVPEPENLQETFLKLLSSENICSRRSVYERYDHRVGINTVVLPGSDAAVLRIKGSSKAIAVTTDCNGFYCFLDPYEGAKIAVAEAARNLVATGAMPVGITDCLNFASPDDPKVAYQLKRAVEGMAEAARFLRIPIVSGNVSLYNESKKRKIYPTPVIGMVGLIEDISYICDAAFKNEGDLVVLIGENFSESACEYTKVIWGIDYGKVPSIDLEVEKRVQQVCLKAIREKIVSSAHDLSEGGLAVSLAESSILGNIGVICDLRANIRRDFVLFGEQQSRMIVTIKKENLPLLKKIAEDNNISICVIGRVAGKKFIISVDGEKVIDLNIDEIREVYYTSLEKRVNE, from the coding sequence ATGCTTTCGCATAGAGATCTGGGGCTTACTGATAAAGAATATGAGAAAATTGTGGAGCTTCTTCATCGTGAGCCGAACGAAGTAGAACTCGGTATGTTTTCAGTAATGTGGTCTGAACACTGCAGCTATAAACACACAAAACACCTTCTCAGAGATCTTCCTACAAGTGGTGAAAGAGTGATTCAAGGACCAGGAGAAAATGCTGGGGTTGTTGATATCGGTGATAATCTGGTAATTGTTTTCAAAATGGAAAGTCACAATCATCCTTCTGCAATCGAGCCTTTTCAAGGAGCAGCAACTGGGATAGGCGGAATAGTCAGGGACATATTTGCCATGGGAGCAAGGCCAATAGCACTTCTTGATTCGTTGAGATTTGGTGATCTGAAAAGTGCAAAAGTGAAATATCTTTTCTCAGGTGTGGTGTCTGGTATAGCACATTATGGAAATTGCATAGGTGTTCCAACGGTTGCTGGAGAGATCTATTTCGACGATTGTTATACAGATAATCCGATCGTGAATGTCATGTGTGTTGGTATAGCAAAAAAAGATGAAATAAAGTTTGCGAGAGCTCAATTTTCAGGTGCCTCGGTTATGCTCGTTGGCGCTATGACTGGTCGTGATGGAATACATGGAGCGAGTTTTGCATCGGAAAATCTTTCTGAAAAATCCCAGGAAAAGAGGCCTTCCGTCCAGGTTGGGGATCCATTCATGGAAAAATTGCTGATAGAAGCATGTCTTGAAGCTATCAAGATTGAAGGTGTTTTGGCTGTTCAGGATCTTGGCGCAGCAGGACTAACCTCTGCATGTTCTGAGATAGCCTCTAGAGGAAACAAAGGAATTGAGATAGACCTTGCTTTCGTTCCTCAGAGAGAAAAAGGTATGACACCGTATGAAATAGTACTTTCTGAATCACAGGAACGAATGCTTCTGGTAGTTAAACCTGAATATGAAGACGAAGTAAAACAGATTTTCCAACGCTGGGACCTCTATTCTCAAAAAATTGGCGTTATAACAGATGATGGGCTTTTCACTGTCAAAATGAATGGAAAGATTGTCGCGCAGGTACCAACAAAAGCGCTAACAGAAAAAGTGCCTGTTGTCGAGATGAGTTTTGAGAAGTGGGTTAATTCGGGAAACGCCGATGTTCCGGAGCCAGAAAATTTGCAGGAAACATTTCTCAAATTACTTTCAAGTGAAAACATCTGCAGTAGAAGGTCTGTTTATGAAAGATATGATCATCGTGTTGGTATCAATACAGTAGTGCTTCCTGGTTCTGATGCTGCCGTACTTAGGATTAAAGGTAGCAGTAAGGCTATTGCTGTTACAACAGATTGCAATGGTTTTTATTGTTTTCTCGACCCTTATGAGGGTGCAAAAATAGCTGTAGCAGAAGCGGCCAGGAACTTAGTTGCCACAGGGGCTATGCCGGTTGGTATAACAGATTGCTTAAATTTTGCCAGTCCAGATGATCCAAAGGTTGCTTACCAGTTAAAAAGAGCTGTTGAAGGTATGGCTGAAGCTGCAAGATTTTTAAGGATACCCATTGTGAGTGGGAACGTTAGCCTCTACAACGAGAGCAAGAAGAGAAAGATATATCCAACGCCTGTAATTGGAATGGTTGGTTTGATAGAAGATATCAGCTACATTTGTGATGCTGCTTTTAAAAATGAGGGAGATCTTGTGGTTCTCATCGGAGAAAATTTTTCTGAGAGTGCGTGTGAATATACAAAGGTTATCTGGGGCATCGATTATGGGAAAGTACCGAGTATAGATCTGGAAGTAGAAAAGCGAGTTCAGCAGGTTTGTTTGAAAGCAATAAGGGAAAAAATCGTCAGTTCCGCGCACGACCTTTCGGAAGGAGGGTTGGCAGTATCTCTCGCGGAGTCTTCTATTTTAGGTAATATAGGAGTTATCTGTGATCTGAGGGCGAATATCAGAAGAGATTTTGTACTTTTTGGAGAACAGCAGTCGAGAATGATTGTAACAATCAAAAAAGAAAATCTTCCGCTTCTTAAAAAAATTGCTGAAGATAATAACATTTCCATCTGTGTCATTGGAAGAGTGGCTGGTAAAAAATTTATCATCTCTGTGGATGGAGAAAAGGTGATTGATTTGAACATCGACGAAATCAGAGAGGTATATTATACATCTCTTGAAAAGCGGGTGAATGAATAG
- the purQ gene encoding phosphoribosylformylglycinamidine synthase I has translation MKAAVVVFPGSNCDKDTFYVLKYVMGFDCYYVFHKDHFYEKEFDLIVLPGGFSYGDYLRAGAIARFSPVMRSVSKAAENGVLIIGICNGFQILTEAGLLPGVLMKNKDLRFHCHDVYLRVDNNKTPFTLAYSEGEVIKMNIAHGEGNYYFDHCKEIEDKIVLRYCDRNGNITEDSNPNGSVLNIAGIVSKNGNVFGLMPHPERCSEKLLGSDNGKKIFESVALYLERRKDHAFA, from the coding sequence ATGAAAGCGGCCGTCGTAGTTTTTCCTGGATCTAATTGTGACAAGGATACTTTTTATGTCCTTAAGTATGTGATGGGTTTTGATTGTTATTATGTTTTCCACAAAGATCATTTTTATGAAAAAGAGTTTGATCTGATAGTTCTTCCAGGTGGGTTTTCTTACGGTGATTATTTAAGAGCAGGGGCGATTGCGAGGTTTTCACCGGTCATGAGAAGTGTTTCTAAAGCGGCAGAAAATGGTGTTTTGATTATTGGTATATGCAACGGCTTTCAAATATTGACCGAAGCAGGATTACTTCCAGGTGTGCTTATGAAAAATAAAGATTTGAGATTTCATTGTCATGATGTGTATTTGCGTGTTGATAATAATAAAACCCCGTTTACATTAGCGTATTCAGAGGGAGAAGTAATCAAGATGAATATAGCACATGGAGAGGGAAACTACTATTTCGATCATTGTAAAGAAATTGAGGATAAGATAGTTCTTCGATATTGCGACAGGAATGGAAATATCACAGAAGATTCAAATCCGAACGGTTCTGTTCTCAATATAGCTGGTATAGTTAGCAAAAATGGAAATGTTTTTGGTTTGATGCCTCATCCCGAAAGATGTTCTGAAAAGTTACTTGGTTCAGATAATGGCAAAAAAATTTTCGAATCAGTTGCTCTGTATTTAGAACGGAGGAAAGATCATGCTTTCGCATAG
- the purS gene encoding phosphoribosylformylglycinamidine synthase subunit PurS, which translates to MYKAKIQITFKNGVLDPQGSAVKQALHHLGFVSVKDVKIGRLVEILISSQTPLDAENQIKQMCEQLLANPVIEEYRVLSLEEIE; encoded by the coding sequence GTGTACAAAGCAAAAATTCAAATAACTTTCAAAAATGGCGTACTTGACCCCCAGGGCAGTGCCGTCAAGCAAGCTTTGCATCATCTTGGCTTTGTATCAGTAAAAGATGTGAAAATAGGCAGATTAGTGGAAATTCTTATCAGCTCGCAAACACCGTTGGACGCCGAGAATCAAATTAAACAAATGTGTGAACAGTTGCTTGCCAATCCTGTGATAGAGGAATACAGAGTTCTCTCACTGGAGGAAATAGAATGA
- the purC gene encoding phosphoribosylaminoimidazolesuccinocarboxamide synthase — MKKEILYEGKAKKVFKTDNPEFFVIEYKDDATAFDGKKRGTINNKGVLNNKISAIFFELLQKHGIETHFVRLLSEREMLVRAVGIIPIEVIVRNIAAGSLSKRLGLEEGTILKKTVLELCYKNDELSDPMINRYHALAMELATEEELNRIEQTALKVNEIMKNFLGSKNIILVDFKLEFGRANGKILLADEISPDTCRFWDGSTREKLDKDRFRRDLGNVEQAYWEIYKRISEE, encoded by the coding sequence ATGAAAAAAGAGATACTTTATGAGGGTAAAGCAAAGAAGGTTTTCAAAACCGATAATCCCGAATTTTTTGTGATTGAGTACAAAGATGACGCAACCGCTTTTGATGGCAAGAAGCGAGGTACGATTAACAATAAAGGTGTCCTGAACAACAAAATTTCGGCTATTTTTTTTGAACTCCTCCAGAAACATGGTATAGAAACCCATTTTGTAAGGTTGTTGAGTGAAAGAGAGATGCTCGTCAGAGCCGTGGGGATAATACCTATAGAAGTTATAGTCAGAAATATAGCTGCCGGAAGTCTTTCAAAAAGGCTTGGACTTGAAGAAGGAACTATTCTGAAAAAAACTGTGCTTGAACTGTGTTATAAAAACGATGAATTATCAGATCCGATGATAAACCGCTACCATGCACTTGCTATGGAACTCGCAACAGAGGAAGAGCTCAACCGAATCGAGCAAACAGCACTTAAAGTGAATGAAATTATGAAGAATTTTCTTGGGTCAAAGAACATAATCCTTGTTGATTTTAAACTTGAATTTGGCAGAGCAAATGGAAAAATCTTGCTTGCCGATGAGATTTCACCAGATACTTGCAGGTTCTGGGATGGTTCAACAAGGGAAAAACTTGATAAAGATAGATTCAGAAGGGATCTTGGAAATGTTGAACAGGCGTACTGGGAAATCTATAAAAGAATAAGTGAGGAGTGA
- the purE gene encoding 5-(carboxyamino)imidazole ribonucleotide mutase: MKVAIVVGSSSDLEHARQASDTLRIFELAHEIFILSAHRTPLEVMDFAKNAEKEFSVIIAMAGKAAHLPGVIASMTSLPVIGVPLSASISGIDSLFSIVQMPDGIPVATMGVDSAKNAALFAVEILSLNSSKLREKLKEYREDLRRGVLQKNEDFKRGEPQ, from the coding sequence ATGAAAGTTGCTATTGTTGTAGGTAGCAGCAGTGATTTAGAACATGCCAGACAGGCTTCTGATACTCTGAGAATATTTGAGCTCGCCCATGAAATATTTATTCTTTCCGCCCACAGGACCCCACTCGAAGTTATGGATTTTGCAAAAAATGCGGAAAAAGAATTTTCTGTGATAATAGCCATGGCTGGTAAAGCGGCACATCTGCCGGGAGTGATCGCTTCAATGACATCTCTACCAGTCATAGGTGTTCCTCTTTCTGCTTCCATAAGCGGAATTGATTCGCTATTTTCAATAGTACAGATGCCCGATGGAATACCTGTTGCAACAATGGGTGTGGATAGCGCAAAAAATGCTGCTCTGTTTGCGGTTGAGATATTGTCTTTGAATAGTTCAAAGTTAAGGGAAAAATTGAAAGAGTACAGAGAAGATCTGAGAAGAGGAGTTCTTCAGAAAAACGAAGATTTTAAAAGGGGTGAACCTCAATGA
- a CDS encoding family 1 encapsulin nanocompartment shell protein: MANKYLMQEDAPFDPKLWQLFNETMTDIAKAQLVGRRILSVKGPFGLGLKQISITDVQIEPGVFSNKTLPLFYIHKTFNISKRDIASYEREGVTLDLKNLITAVRECATIEDRLIFEGINSHGLVSAPGTISMELSDWKNVGQAASDVIEAVTKLDEAGFHGPYLLALSPDRYNLLFRRYESGNQTEYEHLSMIIKGIYKAPVLKNSGVLMSDSEAYASIILGQDLSIGFIGPAEERFEFSISESLALLINEPSSICVLKG; encoded by the coding sequence ATGGCAAATAAATATCTGATGCAGGAAGATGCACCGTTTGATCCAAAACTCTGGCAACTTTTCAATGAGACCATGACAGATATCGCAAAAGCTCAACTTGTTGGAAGGAGAATTCTTTCTGTTAAAGGTCCTTTTGGTCTTGGTTTGAAGCAAATTTCCATAACTGATGTGCAGATTGAGCCGGGGGTTTTTTCTAACAAAACTCTTCCTCTCTTTTACATCCACAAAACATTCAATATTTCTAAGAGGGACATAGCTTCTTATGAAAGAGAAGGTGTCACGCTTGATTTGAAAAATTTGATAACTGCTGTCAGGGAGTGTGCAACCATAGAGGACAGGTTAATCTTCGAAGGAATTAATTCGCACGGACTTGTCAGCGCGCCCGGGACAATTTCTATGGAGCTCAGCGATTGGAAAAATGTTGGGCAGGCCGCCAGTGATGTTATTGAGGCTGTTACAAAACTCGATGAAGCCGGATTTCATGGGCCTTATTTGCTTGCACTTTCACCTGATAGATACAATTTGCTTTTTAGAAGGTATGAAAGTGGCAATCAAACGGAGTATGAACACTTATCAATGATAATCAAAGGCATTTATAAAGCACCTGTTTTGAAAAATAGCGGTGTCTTGATGAGCGATTCTGAAGCCTATGCTTCAATAATACTCGGTCAGGATTTATCAATAGGTTTCATAGGACCTGCAGAGGAACGGTTCGAATTTTCTATTTCTGAAAGTCTTGCTTTGCTCATCAATGAGCCTTCTTCAATATGTGTGCTCAAAGGTTAA
- a CDS encoding ferritin family protein — MPEFVNPFSGKVPDRKLSLSELIRAIRLNIAAEHEAVHLYMAHADATDHPLAKKVLIDIANEERVHIGEFTKLLEILTKDEAQYMSEGAKEVEEMMVENNEEPTIGSLKDGEKDGK, encoded by the coding sequence ATGCCTGAATTTGTTAATCCTTTCAGTGGAAAAGTACCAGACAGAAAACTCTCACTTTCAGAACTTATAAGGGCTATTAGATTGAATATTGCTGCCGAGCATGAAGCAGTTCATCTTTATATGGCACATGCTGATGCGACAGATCATCCTCTGGCAAAGAAAGTTCTTATTGATATTGCAAACGAAGAGAGAGTCCATATTGGTGAATTCACGAAGCTCCTCGAGATTCTCACGAAAGATGAAGCTCAGTATATGTCTGAGGGAGCAAAAGAAGTTGAAGAAATGATGGTGGAAAATAACGAAGAGCCGACCATAGGATCTTTAAAGGACGGTGAGAAAGATGGCAAATAA
- a CDS encoding VIT1/CCC1 transporter family protein: MLLKFQKNEITEYFVYSKLSKIDKANSDILRKIALDELKHYEKLKSRTGKEAKPNNFKVFFYLLIAKFLGITFALKLMEQNEDKAQLSYKKSNEKLFEEIIKDEEEHEKTLLSLVNEERIEYIGSMVLGLNDALVELTGALAGLTLAIQKTAIVALSGIITGIAAALSMSASDYLSRKSEGSEKKPLKSALYTGIAYIITVLFLTFPYLVFVNPFVALAMTVCNAILVIFVFTFFVSVVKEQNFKKNFLEMTSISMGVAAVSFFIGLLVKKFFNIEL, translated from the coding sequence ATGCTGTTGAAATTCCAGAAAAATGAAATTACAGAGTATTTTGTTTACTCAAAACTTTCAAAAATAGATAAGGCCAATTCAGATATTCTGCGCAAAATCGCACTTGATGAATTGAAACATTACGAGAAACTCAAAAGCAGAACAGGAAAAGAAGCAAAGCCAAATAATTTTAAAGTATTTTTCTATTTATTGATCGCAAAATTTTTGGGGATAACATTTGCACTGAAATTGATGGAGCAAAATGAAGATAAAGCCCAGCTATCTTATAAGAAATCTAATGAGAAACTATTTGAAGAAATCATTAAAGACGAAGAAGAACACGAGAAAACTCTGCTTAGCTTGGTGAACGAAGAAAGAATCGAGTACATAGGCTCGATGGTACTCGGTTTGAACGATGCACTTGTTGAGCTAACGGGTGCACTTGCTGGATTAACTCTCGCTATTCAAAAAACTGCCATTGTTGCCCTTTCTGGTATAATCACTGGAATAGCAGCTGCCTTGTCAATGTCGGCATCGGACTATCTTTCGAGAAAATCAGAGGGCAGCGAGAAAAAACCTCTCAAATCTGCCCTGTACACGGGTATTGCCTATATCATCACTGTGTTATTTCTGACATTTCCGTATCTTGTATTTGTAAATCCATTTGTTGCACTTGCAATGACGGTATGTAATGCTATTCTGGTGATATTTGTTTTTACTTTCTTCGTTTCAGTAGTGAAAGAACAAAATTTCAAGAAAAATTTTTTGGAAATGACTTCTATAAGTATGGGAGTAGCAGCTGTCTCGTTTTTCATAGGTCTTTTAGTGAAAAAATTTTTCAACATAGAGTTATGA
- the pyrE gene encoding orotate phosphoribosyltransferase: protein MLEILRKTGALLEGHFLLSSGKHSSKYIQCAKLFENPDFGDQIGEMIAEKVKHYNPDVIIGPAIGGVILSYVVARALKVKAIFAERESGTMKLRRDFKIEKGDRVVIVEDVTTTGGSVMEVAQIVEECQGQLCCVASIVDRSVKPLPFNVPFYSLIRLQLPIYEPDSCPLCKEGIPLFKPGSR from the coding sequence ATGCTTGAGATTCTTAGAAAAACGGGGGCATTACTTGAAGGGCACTTTTTATTGTCTTCAGGGAAACATTCTTCAAAGTATATACAGTGTGCAAAACTTTTCGAAAATCCAGATTTCGGCGACCAGATAGGTGAGATGATCGCAGAAAAGGTAAAACATTATAATCCGGATGTAATAATAGGTCCAGCTATTGGCGGGGTGATACTTTCGTATGTTGTCGCGCGCGCTTTAAAAGTGAAGGCTATTTTTGCAGAGAGAGAGAGTGGAACAATGAAGTTGAGAAGGGATTTTAAGATCGAAAAAGGAGACAGAGTAGTTATTGTTGAAGATGTTACCACCACTGGTGGCTCAGTAATGGAGGTTGCGCAAATTGTTGAAGAATGCCAGGGTCAGCTATGTTGCGTAGCAAGCATCGTAGATCGATCTGTTAAACCGTTGCCATTCAATGTTCCGTTTTATTCTTTGATAAGATTGCAGCTACCAATTTACGAACCCGATAGCTGTCCACTGTGTAAAGAAGGTATTCCGTTATTTAAACCCGGTAGCAGATGA
- the pyrF gene encoding orotidine-5'-phosphate decarboxylase gives MIPVLSLDMEDPFEFIDRYGSFDYVKVGHNLACSGKQVLGELEKRNLKAILDLKFADIPSTVARSIRSWDHPCIVGFTVHAAAGVDSLKAALESTDKIVFAVVKLTSVEGELEDYLDQINSIKILGCSFVLPGKWAMKLRKQIPAKILVAGIRMLRQADDQRDVVNLEDILQVADYAVIGREVYRSVDPSEAMERIRRIVYA, from the coding sequence GTGATACCAGTTTTAAGTTTAGATATGGAAGACCCATTTGAATTTATTGACAGATATGGAAGTTTTGATTATGTCAAAGTTGGTCACAACCTTGCGTGCAGCGGAAAACAAGTTCTGGGTGAGCTTGAAAAAAGAAATCTTAAAGCAATACTCGATTTGAAATTTGCTGATATTCCTTCTACTGTGGCACGATCTATAAGATCCTGGGATCATCCATGTATCGTTGGCTTTACAGTTCATGCCGCAGCAGGTGTAGACAGTTTGAAAGCCGCACTTGAAAGTACTGATAAGATCGTGTTTGCAGTTGTTAAGTTAACTTCTGTCGAGGGAGAATTGGAGGATTATCTTGACCAGATAAACTCTATAAAGATCCTTGGTTGTTCATTTGTTTTACCCGGTAAGTGGGCAATGAAATTGAGAAAGCAGATACCTGCAAAAATACTCGTTGCAGGGATCAGAATGCTCAGACAGGCGGATGATCAAAGAGATGTGGTTAATCTTGAAGATATTTTGCAAGTTGCGGATTATGCTGTAATAGGGAGAGAAGTCTACAGAAGTGTAGATCCATCAGAAGCTATGGAAAGAATAAGGAGGATTGTCTATGCTTGA
- a CDS encoding dihydroorotate dehydrogenase, with translation MHLKIPLIIASGTGGMGEYLKLIDPEYIGAYTLKTITFFPKKGNPPPRLFATENYLINSIGLENVGLEKFLQQLSSGEFEELFAKTKVIASFSGDDVDQMLQIAKKIKPFEKKFIAIEFNLSCPNVSKGGLGLLSDIHGLENLLLSIRRELNGFLIAKIGIEGIFVEAAAEILKKCGWQGLSLINTIRSLYIIGKKIIKGGLSGPVLKPVALRAVYEVKNRVSDLYVIGGGGIMNEEDADDFIKAGADAVSIGTAIFKDPKIVSKIAKHISRRELK, from the coding sequence ATGCATTTAAAAATTCCACTGATTATTGCATCCGGCACTGGAGGTATGGGCGAATATCTGAAATTGATAGATCCCGAATATATAGGTGCATATACACTCAAAACCATAACATTTTTTCCGAAAAAAGGCAATCCACCGCCAAGACTCTTTGCCACAGAAAATTACTTGATCAACTCGATAGGTTTAGAAAATGTCGGTTTAGAAAAATTTCTACAACAACTTTCCAGCGGAGAATTTGAGGAACTTTTCGCAAAAACAAAGGTGATAGCAAGTTTCTCTGGTGATGATGTTGATCAAATGCTCCAGATTGCAAAAAAAATTAAGCCATTCGAAAAAAAGTTTATCGCCATAGAATTTAATCTTTCATGCCCTAATGTATCGAAAGGTGGACTAGGTTTACTTTCTGATATCCATGGTCTGGAGAATTTATTGTTGTCTATTCGAAGAGAACTTAATGGCTTTCTCATAGCAAAAATCGGAATAGAGGGAATTTTTGTTGAAGCAGCGGCAGAAATTTTGAAAAAGTGCGGCTGGCAGGGATTGAGTTTGATAAATACTATTCGTTCTCTATACATTATCGGTAAAAAGATTATCAAAGGAGGACTTTCCGGTCCGGTTCTAAAGCCGGTAGCTTTGAGAGCGGTTTATGAGGTTAAAAATAGGGTGAGCGATCTTTATGTGATAGGAGGCGGTGGCATCATGAATGAAGAGGATGCGGATGATTTTATAAAAGCAGGGGCAGATGCCGTAAGCATTGGAACCGCCATCTTCAAAGATCCAAAAATCGTATCAAAAATAGCCAAACATATTTCGAGGAGGGAGTTAAAGTGA